In Ferroplasma sp., a single window of DNA contains:
- a CDS encoding ADP-ribosylglycohydrolase family protein encodes MNIDKNYLMNKILGVLYGVAIGDAMGMPTTFMSRDQIKAKYGKVTNFLEAPMEGSVHSKLVRGEYTDDTELTYMVADSIISRRQVDPEDMANRLVKWADDNDILNTTLIGPSTRSAIKNLKSGVPYSLTGKNGTTNGCAMKISPVGIFDAFSDGEKTVQDVINACLCTHNTALAISGAAAISFAVKKAVSVGQDTQAVYEASLEGADMGAQLMGDPAKSISLRIKEAIGIANSGNNFDSFLNNLYNFILKPQWALTEDSVPAAISIFLYSGGNFRNSILLACNLGADSDTIGGMVGAMAGSYAGFNNIPNEWVKTIDNSSKRDIRDLGGKFLDAMQL; translated from the coding sequence ATGAATATTGATAAAAACTATTTAATGAATAAAATACTAGGTGTGCTTTATGGAGTTGCAATAGGCGATGCAATGGGAATGCCTACCACTTTTATGAGCAGAGACCAGATAAAGGCTAAATACGGGAAGGTAACAAACTTTCTGGAAGCTCCTATGGAGGGTTCTGTGCATTCCAAACTTGTCCGTGGAGAATATACCGATGATACCGAACTCACATATATGGTTGCAGATTCTATTATTTCCAGAAGGCAGGTAGACCCTGAAGACATGGCAAACAGGCTTGTAAAATGGGCAGATGACAACGATATATTGAATACAACCCTCATAGGACCGAGTACAAGAAGTGCCATTAAAAATTTAAAATCCGGAGTCCCTTACAGCCTGACCGGAAAAAATGGTACCACAAATGGTTGTGCCATGAAAATCAGTCCCGTCGGAATTTTCGATGCTTTTTCCGATGGCGAAAAGACCGTACAGGATGTAATAAATGCATGTTTATGTACCCATAATACTGCTCTGGCAATTTCAGGGGCTGCGGCTATCAGTTTCGCTGTGAAAAAAGCTGTTTCAGTTGGGCAAGACACTCAAGCTGTTTATGAAGCATCACTGGAAGGTGCCGACATGGGGGCACAATTAATGGGCGATCCAGCTAAATCAATTTCCCTCAGGATAAAGGAAGCTATAGGTATTGCAAATAGTGGCAATAATTTTGATTCTTTCCTCAACAATCTTTATAACTTTATATTGAAACCTCAGTGGGCTCTTACTGAAGATTCGGTTCCTGCAGCCATATCAATATTCTTATATTCAGGGGGTAATTTCAGGAATTCAATATTACTGGCATGCAATCTCGGGGCTGACTCTGACACTATTGGGGGAATGGTGGGAGCAATGGCTGGATCCTATGCAGGATTTAATAACATTCCAAATGAATGGGTAAAAACTATTGACAATTCTTCCAAACGTGATATAAGAGATCTAGGAGGTAAATTTTTGGATGCCATGCAATTATGA
- a CDS encoding carbohydrate kinase family protein, which produces MPCNYDLLIIGDAVVDISLNIKNFPIMAGTTHISEDMEIYPGGPAAMAIIASRLGLKVAFADKIGTDIIGDHLVKELEASGVNTEHIIRENGMSTATSINVVDSMKNHSFLGYLGAGTMLDSIDNKLISDSKSIFFEGYNLVHTGRTYYTILDTARKANLQKKQVFFDVGPLISEIVGLDLFIDYSSTVFLNRDEAMAYSKMNLENTIAMLGKKGNADYILKLDREGSVIIKNKQTIPCMALKTYGIKNTIGAGDAFDAGYIAALLSGYKEEIACMAGNMVASLRISSCIRSIPPINEIIGRIIP; this is translated from the coding sequence ATGCCATGCAATTATGACCTACTAATAATCGGGGATGCTGTTGTGGATATATCCCTTAATATAAAAAATTTTCCCATTATGGCCGGGACCACTCATATTTCAGAGGATATGGAAATATACCCGGGTGGACCTGCCGCCATGGCAATTATCGCTTCGAGGCTTGGGTTAAAAGTTGCATTTGCAGATAAGATAGGAACAGATATAATTGGGGATCATCTAGTGAAAGAGCTCGAAGCCAGTGGGGTAAATACAGAACACATAATAAGAGAAAATGGTATGTCAACCGCAACTTCCATTAATGTTGTCGATTCAATGAAGAACCATTCGTTCCTTGGATACCTCGGGGCGGGCACAATGCTGGATAGCATTGATAACAAACTGATATCAGATTCAAAATCGATTTTTTTTGAAGGTTATAATCTTGTGCATACGGGAAGGACATATTATACAATCCTAGATACTGCAAGGAAGGCAAATTTGCAGAAAAAACAGGTGTTCTTTGACGTAGGTCCGCTTATATCAGAAATTGTGGGGCTAGATTTATTTATTGATTATTCTAGTACAGTATTTTTGAACAGAGATGAAGCCATGGCGTATTCAAAAATGAATCTGGAAAATACAATAGCCATGTTAGGAAAAAAAGGCAATGCAGATTATATATTGAAACTTGACCGGGAAGGATCAGTGATCATAAAGAATAAACAGACAATTCCATGCATGGCATTAAAAACCTACGGAATTAAAAATACTATAGGGGCAGGCGATGCATTTGATGCCGGTTATATAGCCGCTTTGCTTTCTGGCTATAAAGAGGAAATTGCATGCATGGCTGGAAATATGGTAGCTTCCCTGAGAATCTCTTCATGTATCAGATCAATACCGCCTATAAATGAAATCATAGGCAGGATAATTCCATAG
- a CDS encoding homoaconitate hydratase: MYFYDSRGYGDFFNMGEYSRMGYDQIKKKISIFDTTLRDGEQTPGVSFSMNQKYEIATKLNDAGVNIIEAGFPAVSPDELKTVKHINRDIGNICSLARCNRNDIDRVIESGSGIIHLFIATSDIHMQYKLAMSREQVFDKIIESVEYAKSHGLNVIFSPEDATRTNMDFMERIIRAIDVDTVNFPDTIGIMNPMSMYYFIMKIKEFTHKKISVHCHNDFGMATANTLAGIMAGADEVQVTINGIGERAGNASLEEVVSAIYGFSDSYTDIKMEKLYSISEYVACASGVIPQKNKAITGENAFSHEAGIHVHGIINNPKTYEAINPEIFGVKRRIVIGKHSGKAAVKYILESRGIYKTEDEINNILKIIKNENRTVDDEYLLQVVNNE; encoded by the coding sequence ATGTATTTTTATGATAGTAGAGGCTATGGCGATTTTTTCAATATGGGAGAGTATAGCAGGATGGGATATGATCAGATAAAAAAGAAGATAAGCATATTTGACACAACACTACGCGACGGTGAACAGACACCGGGTGTTTCATTTTCCATGAACCAAAAGTATGAGATTGCCACAAAATTAAACGATGCGGGAGTAAATATAATCGAGGCAGGCTTCCCTGCAGTTTCACCGGACGAGCTAAAAACTGTGAAGCACATTAATAGAGATATAGGAAATATATGTTCACTGGCAAGATGCAACAGGAACGATATTGATCGTGTCATAGAATCAGGCTCTGGAATAATACATTTATTCATCGCAACATCAGACATTCATATGCAGTATAAACTGGCAATGTCACGGGAGCAGGTTTTTGATAAGATAATAGAATCTGTTGAATATGCAAAATCTCATGGACTGAATGTGATATTTTCTCCTGAAGATGCCACAAGAACTAACATGGACTTTATGGAAAGAATAATAAGGGCAATTGACGTTGATACTGTAAATTTTCCGGATACTATTGGTATAATGAATCCAATGTCTATGTATTATTTTATAATGAAAATAAAAGAATTTACCCACAAGAAAATTAGCGTTCACTGCCACAACGATTTCGGCATGGCAACGGCAAACACATTAGCAGGAATTATGGCAGGTGCTGATGAAGTTCAGGTAACCATCAATGGAATAGGCGAGAGAGCAGGAAATGCATCACTGGAGGAGGTTGTATCTGCTATTTATGGTTTTTCTGATTCCTATACAGATATAAAAATGGAAAAACTATACAGCATATCTGAGTATGTTGCCTGTGCCAGCGGGGTGATTCCGCAGAAAAACAAGGCAATAACAGGGGAAAATGCGTTTTCCCACGAAGCAGGAATACATGTACATGGCATAATAAACAATCCAAAAACCTATGAGGCTATAAATCCTGAAATTTTTGGGGTAAAAAGAAGAATTGTTATAGGAAAGCACTCAGGAAAGGCAGCAGTGAAGTATATACTTGAGAGCAGGGGCATATACAAAACAGAGGATGAAATAAATAATATATTAAAAATAATAAAAAATGAGAACAGGACAGTTGATGATGAATATTTATTACAGGTGGTAAATAATGAGTAA
- a CDS encoding 3-isopropylmalate dehydratase large subunit, producing the protein MSKTAVEKIFSEKSGTDSRAGDYVVANIDYVMANDITAPIAIDAFNDLGMSAKSDKIIIIPDHFIPPKDINSAKQYKKSKDFALDNGTWFYDIGSGGVCHQVMMEKGFAAPGRLIAGADSHTNTYGALSAISTGIGSTEAGVIFATGKMWFKIPETIKINLKGKPSKGVEGKDIILYILSIIKNGGAAYKCMEFSGDIKYIDINERMTMANMTTEAGAKCSFFDTDEKTIEYLKQRNTGEYKIVKSDDNADFEQTIEINMAEIEPSVAVPNSPDNVRHVSEIHERIDQAYIGSCTNGRIEDIRKAASILKGRKVDRRVRLMVVPASQEVYNQALREGLINTIVESGGYFSGTTCGACLGGYMGVLGPDEVCISSTNRNFIGRMGDKTSKVYLANPSIVAASAILGRIGTPEEI; encoded by the coding sequence ATGAGTAAAACAGCAGTAGAAAAAATATTTTCAGAAAAAAGTGGAACAGATTCCAGAGCCGGAGACTATGTGGTGGCTAATATAGACTATGTTATGGCTAATGATATAACAGCACCCATAGCCATTGATGCATTCAATGACCTTGGAATGAGTGCAAAAAGCGATAAAATTATAATTATTCCAGATCATTTTATACCTCCAAAGGATATAAATTCTGCAAAGCAATACAAAAAATCAAAAGATTTTGCACTGGATAATGGAACCTGGTTCTATGATATAGGAAGCGGAGGTGTTTGCCACCAGGTTATGATGGAAAAAGGTTTTGCCGCACCTGGCAGGCTTATAGCTGGCGCAGATTCTCACACCAATACATACGGTGCTCTTTCTGCTATATCAACCGGAATCGGCAGCACAGAGGCCGGTGTAATATTTGCCACCGGGAAAATGTGGTTCAAAATCCCTGAGACCATTAAAATAAATCTTAAGGGCAAACCTTCTAAAGGGGTGGAGGGAAAGGACATAATCCTTTATATCTTATCAATAATAAAAAATGGAGGTGCTGCCTACAAATGCATGGAATTTTCAGGGGATATCAAATATATAGACATCAATGAAAGGATGACAATGGCAAATATGACCACCGAGGCAGGGGCCAAGTGTTCATTCTTTGACACTGATGAAAAAACAATAGAATACCTGAAACAGCGCAACACCGGAGAATATAAAATAGTAAAATCCGACGATAATGCTGATTTCGAGCAAACTATAGAGATAAATATGGCAGAAATAGAGCCTTCAGTGGCGGTACCTAATTCTCCGGATAATGTTAGGCATGTTTCAGAAATACATGAAAGGATCGACCAGGCGTATATAGGTTCATGCACCAACGGTAGAATAGAAGATATTAGAAAAGCAGCATCAATATTAAAGGGTAGAAAGGTTGACAGAAGGGTCAGGCTGATGGTTGTCCCTGCAAGTCAGGAGGTTTACAACCAGGCCCTAAGGGAAGGCCTTATAAATACCATCGTAGAATCAGGGGGTTATTTCTCAGGCACAACATGTGGCGCATGCCTGGGCGGTTATATGGGAGTTTTAGGGCCGGATGAAGTATGCATATCATCCACAAACAGGAACTTTATCGGCAGAATGGGTGATAAAACATCTAAGGTATACCTGGCAAACCCATCAATAGTGGCTGCGTCTGCAATACTTGGAAGAATAGGGACACCGGAGGAGATATAA
- a CDS encoding 3-isopropylmalate dehydratase, with the protein MMEEISGRAIILGDNVDTDQIIPAKYLNTSEPDKLAPHFMENEYPDLAGSIQKGDIIVAGKNFGSGSSREHAVITIKGLGISCIIAESFARIFFRNAINTGIPVIEAKVSANSLEKITVDFRNSRIFCGGKEVEFKEYPEFLKNIIESNGLINYVRSGKW; encoded by the coding sequence ATGATGGAAGAAATAAGCGGAAGGGCAATAATATTAGGAGATAACGTGGACACAGATCAGATTATACCTGCCAAATATCTGAATACGTCAGAGCCGGATAAACTTGCACCACATTTCATGGAAAATGAATATCCTGACCTTGCCGGATCTATTCAAAAGGGGGATATAATAGTTGCAGGCAAAAACTTTGGGTCGGGCTCAAGCAGGGAACATGCGGTAATAACCATAAAGGGGCTTGGGATTTCATGCATCATTGCTGAAAGTTTTGCAAGAATATTCTTCAGAAACGCCATAAATACAGGAATACCGGTTATAGAGGCAAAGGTCAGTGCAAACAGCCTTGAAAAAATTACAGTTGATTTCAGGAACAGCAGGATATTTTGCGGTGGAAAAGAGGTTGAATTCAAAGAATACCCAGAATTTCTGAAGAATATAATAGAAAGCAACGGCCTTATCAACTACGTGAGGTCAGGCAAATGGTAG
- a CDS encoding isocitrate/isopropylmalate family dehydrogenase has protein sequence MVDIAVIPGDGIGKEIIPQVCRMLHSVDQSLNFVYYDISSERYINRGITVTDNEIEEFKSYKSIFFGAIGDFRVKPGVMEQNVILKLRKDLDLYMNIRPAISFKRITGNEINITILRENTEDFYSGISGTLPGKQTFEMGKGICNYNVDISGDSDSAIFYTMGILSERNLTRFFKKAYEIAGSDNITVTDKANAVQMYSIWRDIARRQSEIYNKEIKFEYADSLAYNIIKNPLKYKYIIAPNLYGDIISDMTSSLAGGLGYAPSGNIGDKNSMFEPVHGSAPDIAGRNIANPVASILSSIMMLKHIGMDDTASVIEKSLKNIINKGIIPMESGGSYTTSRFIEEVTKISQLPKNEI, from the coding sequence ATGGTAGATATAGCAGTCATACCGGGTGATGGCATTGGTAAGGAAATAATCCCTCAGGTATGCAGGATGCTGCATTCGGTGGACCAGTCTCTTAATTTTGTCTATTATGACATATCATCTGAACGTTATATTAACAGAGGTATAACAGTAACAGATAATGAGATAGAGGAATTCAAGAGCTATAAATCCATATTTTTTGGGGCTATAGGGGATTTTCGCGTTAAGCCAGGAGTAATGGAACAGAATGTCATATTAAAGCTAAGAAAAGACCTTGATCTGTACATGAATATACGGCCGGCCATTTCATTTAAACGAATAACGGGGAACGAAATTAATATTACCATACTGAGGGAAAATACTGAGGATTTTTACTCCGGAATTTCAGGCACGCTTCCTGGTAAACAAACCTTTGAAATGGGGAAAGGCATATGCAATTATAATGTTGATATTTCTGGAGATTCCGACAGTGCAATATTTTATACAATGGGCATACTTTCAGAGAGAAATCTGACTAGGTTTTTTAAAAAGGCATACGAAATTGCAGGTTCAGACAATATTACTGTTACAGATAAGGCAAACGCTGTGCAAATGTACTCAATCTGGAGGGATATCGCACGTAGGCAGTCAGAAATATATAATAAGGAAATAAAATTCGAATATGCAGATTCTCTTGCATATAACATTATAAAAAATCCGTTGAAATATAAATATATTATTGCACCAAACCTTTATGGAGATATTATATCAGACATGACAAGTTCACTGGCAGGTGGCCTTGGTTACGCACCTAGCGGAAATATAGGAGATAAAAATTCTATGTTCGAGCCTGTACACGGAAGTGCACCGGATATTGCAGGCCGGAATATCGCCAATCCAGTGGCATCAATACTATCATCCATAATGATGCTGAAGCACATAGGAATGGATGACACGGCATCTGTTATAGAAAAATCATTGAAAAATATAATAAATAAGGGCATAATACCTATGGAATCAGGTGGTTCATATACCACATCCAGATTCATAGAAGAGGTTACAAAAATATCACAACTTCCAAAAAATGAAATATAA
- a CDS encoding FAD-dependent oxidoreductase has translation MTKLLVLGGRFAGLTAAYTAKRLLGDKIDVTLINKTPYAAFRPGMPHVSIGVFKAEDLEVDLATALPAKGIKFILGEATAIDAKKNKVEYATPDGKKENITYDYLVVAFGAKLGVEHLKGWNEYGASACEPDFATALYERLNKFEGGNIAIGSGVFYQGTLNPRGKYPKNWADVAESACEGPVFELSLMIPAFLKKKGVMDKTHITIFSPGEEVLTDISKESRGVIKTMYTQAGFDMVWNFRVSEIKKDEIVSEDGKTIKADIAVILPPYEANDAVKNSTPDLFDDGGFMVTDEHMRSVKYPNVYSCGDSNQITVPKLGFLAVQTSRVAMQDLANRLGVPTKMDTYTPEVVCIADNPLEGFAISVDDTTFYGGDKKIAQPSATNHIKKELFTKYFMWTNGDMALDKYLASW, from the coding sequence ATGACTAAATTACTTGTTTTAGGGGGAAGGTTTGCTGGATTGACTGCTGCCTACACAGCAAAGAGATTGCTTGGAGATAAAATCGATGTAACATTAATTAATAAAACACCATACGCTGCTTTCAGGCCTGGAATGCCACATGTGAGTATAGGGGTTTTCAAAGCGGAGGATTTAGAAGTTGACCTGGCTACAGCCCTGCCAGCAAAGGGAATAAAGTTTATTCTTGGTGAAGCAACTGCAATAGATGCAAAGAAAAATAAGGTTGAATATGCAACACCTGATGGTAAAAAGGAAAATATCACATATGATTACCTTGTTGTAGCCTTTGGGGCAAAGCTGGGAGTAGAGCACCTGAAGGGCTGGAACGAATATGGCGCAAGTGCCTGCGAACCTGATTTTGCAACTGCACTTTATGAGAGATTAAATAAATTTGAAGGCGGAAATATAGCAATAGGATCCGGTGTGTTCTATCAGGGGACACTGAACCCCAGAGGCAAATACCCGAAAAATTGGGCGGATGTTGCAGAATCTGCATGTGAGGGGCCTGTTTTCGAGCTTTCACTTATGATACCTGCATTCCTGAAGAAGAAGGGTGTCATGGACAAGACACACATAACAATATTCTCACCAGGTGAAGAGGTACTTACAGATATTTCAAAGGAATCAAGGGGAGTCATTAAGACAATGTATACCCAGGCCGGATTCGACATGGTATGGAATTTCCGTGTCAGCGAAATAAAGAAAGATGAAATAGTAAGTGAGGATGGAAAGACAATAAAGGCTGATATAGCCGTGATACTGCCGCCGTATGAGGCAAACGATGCAGTTAAAAATTCCACACCTGACCTATTCGATGATGGAGGTTTCATGGTTACAGACGAGCATATGAGATCTGTCAAATATCCGAACGTATATTCATGCGGAGACTCAAATCAGATAACTGTTCCAAAGCTTGGATTCCTTGCAGTCCAGACATCCAGGGTGGCAATGCAGGACCTGGCTAACAGGCTTGGAGTTCCTACAAAGATGGATACATACACACCTGAAGTTGTATGTATAGCAGACAACCCTCTTGAAGGATTTGCCATATCAGTAGATGACACAACCTTCTATGGCGGAGACAAAAAAATAGCACAGCCATCAGCCACAAACCATATAAAGAAGGAACTGTTTACCAAATACTTCATGTGGACAAATGGAGATATGGCACTGGACAAGTATCTTGCCAGCTGGTGA
- a CDS encoding DUF1641 domain-containing protein: MMSEDEQLEKLMKPEYISSLTRAVELIRKLDNLGFLDVISGILSDDETLKTIFTLLTSDDVLSLTTKTDSVMVLLKIMSEEKNVKALSNLLEMVTVIQNKGLLDPVMGILNDDGAMGMVMGLLSNDFTMNLIMNEKPILDSLGKLDLSVAPHYVNMVKAVENAIKNDTVTPVGGMMGTLRAMKDEDAQKGLGIVFSILRSLGKTCSDEFNCSAKK, translated from the coding sequence ATGATGTCAGAAGATGAACAGTTAGAAAAATTGATGAAACCGGAATATATTTCCAGTTTGACCAGGGCAGTAGAGCTTATTAGAAAGCTCGATAACCTGGGATTTCTGGATGTAATATCCGGCATATTGAGTGACGATGAAACATTAAAAACAATCTTTACCCTACTGACAAGCGATGACGTACTCTCTCTTACAACAAAGACTGACTCCGTCATGGTATTATTGAAGATAATGTCAGAGGAAAAGAACGTCAAGGCACTGAGCAACCTGCTTGAAATGGTTACTGTAATACAGAACAAAGGCCTGCTGGATCCTGTAATGGGAATACTAAACGACGATGGTGCAATGGGTATGGTTATGGGCCTGTTATCCAATGACTTTACCATGAACCTGATCATGAACGAGAAACCCATTCTTGATTCTCTTGGAAAACTGGATCTGAGCGTTGCCCCACACTATGTTAATATGGTGAAGGCTGTAGAAAACGCCATCAAGAATGATACAGTTACACCTGTAGGGGGAATGATGGGGACACTTCGTGCCATGAAGGATGAGGATGCACAGAAGGGTCTGGGTATTGTTTTCTCAATACTAAGAAGCCTTGGCAAAACATGCAGTGATGAATTCAACTGCTCAGCCAAAAAATAA
- a CDS encoding MoaD/ThiS family protein, with the protein MIEVVGRKKEKIRIEKPVRLSELYDSMGINEDGFVAILNGVPATSDHIINPDDNLILLEIFSGG; encoded by the coding sequence ATGATAGAAGTAGTGGGAAGGAAAAAAGAAAAAATTAGGATAGAAAAGCCTGTGAGGCTATCAGAACTATACGATTCCATGGGAATCAATGAGGATGGATTTGTAGCCATACTTAACGGTGTACCTGCAACATCGGATCATATAATAAATCCTGATGACAACCTTATTCTCCTGGAGATATTTTCAGGCGGATAG
- the cca gene encoding CCA tRNA nucleotidyltransferase: MDYLEDLLSEQIPTSEETEKLGEISSAIIREINDICRANNINASCTEVGSVSKNTNLKSSDIDIFITFDKAYPVDYIEKKGLEIGHRVLKNGTEKYAEHPYVSGYVKGIKVDIVPAFKINNGEKIVSTVDRTPLHTLYVNSNTNEAMIHDIRLLKVFMKRINVYGSEIARSGFSGYLCELLIIHFKNFDRLMKHMANLRGKLIVPEDAEDKFAEPVIIIDPVDPSRNAGAAVSEENLSRLKLASKIYISGRLDILNHTPSVNRERGTHIRVFVIKKPDIIDDIIYPQAVRLKNRIWDILHNNGFMPVASEIYMGNDIEILIECKLEKLPGTKVHMGPPVESNESIRFIDMWNGNPRLMRGPYILKNRVYVDVRTEQRDMEGIIRKELRNSDIGKNLNEFRDEIKIINGEDADLEVVRKFFSKYLFN, translated from the coding sequence ATGGATTATCTAGAAGACCTTCTTTCTGAACAGATCCCTACCAGTGAGGAAACAGAAAAGCTAGGCGAAATTTCCTCTGCAATTATCAGGGAAATAAATGATATATGTAGGGCAAATAATATAAATGCGTCCTGCACAGAGGTAGGGTCCGTATCAAAGAATACAAATTTAAAATCAAGTGATATAGACATATTTATCACCTTTGATAAAGCGTATCCTGTAGATTATATAGAGAAGAAGGGGCTTGAAATAGGGCACCGGGTGCTGAAAAACGGCACAGAAAAATATGCTGAACACCCATATGTTTCAGGTTATGTTAAGGGAATAAAGGTAGATATTGTCCCTGCATTTAAAATAAACAATGGTGAAAAGATAGTTTCTACTGTGGATAGAACACCACTGCATACCCTTTACGTCAACAGTAACACCAATGAAGCAATGATTCATGATATAAGGCTTTTAAAGGTATTCATGAAGAGGATCAACGTATATGGTTCTGAGATAGCCAGATCCGGATTCTCAGGGTATCTCTGTGAGCTTCTTATAATACATTTTAAAAATTTTGACCGGCTTATGAAGCATATGGCAAACCTTAGAGGCAAGTTGATCGTTCCTGAAGATGCTGAAGATAAATTCGCTGAACCTGTAATAATAATAGATCCGGTAGACCCTTCCAGGAATGCCGGTGCTGCAGTCAGTGAGGAAAACCTTTCAAGGCTTAAACTCGCCTCTAAAATATACATATCCGGAAGGCTTGATATTCTTAACCACACACCTTCGGTCAACAGGGAGAGAGGAACACACATAAGGGTTTTTGTTATAAAAAAACCGGATATTATAGACGATATTATATATCCGCAGGCGGTGAGATTAAAAAACAGGATATGGGATATACTTCATAATAATGGTTTCATGCCTGTTGCCTCAGAAATATATATGGGTAACGATATAGAAATTTTAATTGAATGTAAACTGGAAAAATTGCCAGGAACAAAAGTGCATATGGGTCCGCCTGTTGAGTCAAATGAGAGTATCAGGTTCATTGACATGTGGAACGGAAATCCAAGGTTAATGCGTGGGCCTTATATCTTAAAAAACAGGGTTTATGTGGATGTAAGAACCGAACAGAGGGATATGGAGGGGATTATCAGAAAAGAACTGAGAAACTCTGACATAGGGAAAAATTTGAATGAGTTCAGGGATGAAATAAAGATCATAAATGGAGAGGATGCTGATCTTGAAGTTGTGCGTAAATTCTTTTCAAAGTATCTTTTCAACTGA
- a CDS encoding nascent polypeptide-associated complex protein, with translation MNPRDVRRMMNQMGIKSTEMPDVKEVILKGRDKDYVIENASVTMIEAQGQKTFQVMGTFKEKAKVQQEEEFNDEDIKLVMEQCNVSREKAMEALKKAGGEPAQAILDLGN, from the coding sequence ATGAATCCGAGAGATGTAAGAAGAATGATGAACCAGATGGGAATAAAATCCACAGAAATGCCTGATGTTAAAGAAGTTATACTAAAGGGCAGGGACAAAGATTACGTAATAGAAAATGCCTCAGTTACCATGATTGAAGCGCAGGGGCAGAAAACATTCCAGGTAATGGGCACATTTAAGGAGAAGGCAAAGGTGCAGCAGGAAGAAGAGTTTAACGATGAGGATATAAAGCTTGTAATGGAGCAGTGCAATGTTTCCAGGGAAAAGGCCATGGAGGCACTTAAAAAAGCAGGAGGAGAACCCGCACAGGCAATTCTTGACCTGGGAAATTGA